In one window of Macrobrachium rosenbergii isolate ZJJX-2024 chromosome 27, ASM4041242v1, whole genome shotgun sequence DNA:
- the LOC136853535 gene encoding uncharacterized protein: MNSLTRPRMPSSSLRTVSLLWMTVAIAGAGFQVATALEDSARAEPLKAREDQKRSEDKLIEDAIEVDISERKLEDRIHYEDDLNDDQGLAFEDELEDDTLTQQDIEDINAAREALEKIKKEAGARATISALPGASTTVESGNQYTIVSHDGFGVTRYPNRFARRWWFYKGNNVQYIVINCPFFRIQWSRKCRKDKFGVFKEPFIRGIRRCGQIHGFWKKYDVGIKVVFRTDAAVRRAGFTCVVSGIPYPPEKTTTTTSTSTSTSTTTTSTTTTYAPGCPVRPTLPPVRTVVTSCANIQPGYDYCSCVNLAGGICLTCYICTACDMEFFAVHDFSSTNLYVYIHFNCSQYPIDAKSLSFGYENHVKGYVVCFPPPSNVILPTYPTSTTGVIVIVSSCPIASSINVCSVFQTSGRRSLLDQSILDHSALMLDSKNSLSTVWQERELQSLANIASIDALAIVGIAADLSTLPHPEVVKNLTVVDTTCEMFPQNQAIDLSSFTSLQILSLTLCGVPCLQVNLILTGTPLADASRECIFSEASSSTNILVAAGN, encoded by the exons ATGAACAGCTTGACGAGACCCCGAATGCCATCGTCTTCGTTGAGGACGGTCTCTCTCCTCTGGATGACAGTTGCTATCGCAGGCGCTGGATTTCAG GTAGCGACTGCCTTGGAGGATTCCGCCCGGGCAGAACCACTGAAAGCCAGAGAAGACCAGAAACGATCCGAAGACAAACTGATAGAAGACGCCATTGAGGTGGACATCTCCGAGCGTAAGCTAGAGGACAGAATCCACTACGAGGACGACCTGAACGACGACCAGGGGTTAGCTTTCGAGGACGAACTGGAGGACGACACACTCACTCAGCAGGACATCGAGGACATCAATGCAGCCAGGGAGGCACTTGAGAAGATCAAGAAGGAAGCTGGAGCCAGGGCTACCATCTCAGCTCTACCTG GTGCATCGACGACTGTGGAGTCCGGGAATCAGTACACAATCGTTAGCCACGACGGTTTCGGAGTGACTCGTTACCCAAACAGATTTGCCAGGAGATGGTGGTTCTACAAG GGGAACAATGTCCAGTACATCGTGATTAACTGCCCCTTCTTCAGGATCCAGTGGTCAAGGAAATGTCGCAAGGATAAGTTTGGTGTTTTCAAGGAGCCTTTCATTCGAGGAATCAG acGCTGCGGCCAAATCCACGGATTTTGGAAGAAATACGACGTAGGAATCAAGGTTGTTTTCAGGACAGACGCCGCTGTCAGACGGGCCGGATTTACCTGCGTTGTTTCAGGAAtcc cTTATCCCCCCGAAAAGACGACAACAACAACGAGCACAAGTACTTCAACGTCGACTACAACAACAAGCACAACAACGACTTACGCTCCTGGGTGTCCCGTCAGACCAACACTCCCGCCAGTCAGGACTGTGGTGACAT CTTGCGCCAATATACAACCTGGTTATGACTACTGCTCGTGTGTAAac TTAGCTGGAGGAATTTGCCTGACATGCTACATATGCACAGCTTGTGACATGGAATTCTTCGCTGTGCACGACTTTTC GAGTACCAACCTCTACGTGTACATCCACTTCAACTGCTCCCAGTACCCCATCGACGCCAAAAGTCTCTCGTTCGGTTATGAGAATCATGTCAAAGGCTACGTTGTATGCTTCCCGCCACCTTCCAACGTCATACTCCCTACGTACCCGACCTCCACCACGGGCGTCATTGTTATCGTGTCG TCTTGCCCGATAGCCTCCTCGATAAACGTGTGTTCAGTGTTCCAAACCAGCGGCCGAAGATCCCTTTTGGATCAGTCTATTCTGGATCACTCCGCCCTCATGCTCGATTCGAAGAATTCCCTGAGCACAGTGTGGCAAGAACGAGAGCTTCAAAGTCTTGCAAACATTGCAAGTATCGACGCTTTGGCTATTGTCGGG ATTGCAGCTGATCTATCCACACTGCCCCACCCCGAGGTAGTAAAAAATTTGACCGTCGTTGATACGACTTGCGAGATGTTCCCACAAAACCAGGCCATTGACTTGTCCAGCTTCACGTCTCTGCAAATTCT GTCGCTCACTTTGTGCGGTGTCCCATGTCTTCAAGTGAACCTGATCCTCACTGGAACACCTCTGGCTGACGCCAGCCGAGAGTGCATCTTCAGCGAAG ccTCTTCTTCCACAAATATACTAGTGGCAGCAGGAAACTAA